From the genome of Rhineura floridana isolate rRhiFlo1 chromosome 7, rRhiFlo1.hap2, whole genome shotgun sequence, one region includes:
- the LOC133389222 gene encoding uncharacterized protein LOC133389222 isoform X2, producing the protein MMAALDTKAKAKKTLGTVDYVESSEFAQGILPTKKDVIQNMLYLLHPKRAGQAQRSKEDAAQLLAELLQEHWLFCNLYTIATQSIKMHILKVYEEFSKLYQSRKRRKNELFTQKADDFNRSSEQLFDIFCTDTVTREKLEKYSGVKMTDIEWKFLEDQRSERKMYFEDFMDKKQMETIERRRKVESLEHFRKIAEEEREACKRKGMTSNRDEQPVEDVKNRNKDDTCLERSKGIGDFSHKAKRKRLSSGWITGTATSTSYSESVPPECQHIRMSIRKVRPGFYETFDKYENC; encoded by the coding sequence ATGATGGCAGCTTTGGATactaaagcaaaagcaaaaaaaactctgggaactgttgaTTATGTGGAGTCATCAGAATTTGCACAAGGAATTCTGCCTACAAAGAAGGATGTCATTCAGAACATGTTATATCTGTTGCATCCAAAAAGGGCCGGGCAAGCCCAGCGATCTAAAGAAGATGCTGCCCAGTTGCTTGCTGAACTTTTGCAGGAACACTGGTTGTTTTGCAATTTGTATACCATAGCAACACAGAGCATAAAGATGCATATTCTTAAAGTGTACGAGGAATTCTCAAAATTGTATCAGTCCAGAAAGCGAAGAAAAAATGAGCTGTTTACACAGAAAGCAGATGATTTCAACAGGAGCTCAGAGCAGCTTTTTGATATATTTTGTACAGATACAGTAACAAGAGAGAAATTGGAAAAATACAGTGGTGTGAAGATGACTGACATTGAGTGGAAATTTCTTGAAGATCAGAGGAGTGAAAGAAAAATGTACTTTGAGGACTTCATGGATAAGAAACAAATGGAAACAATAGAAAGACGAAGAAAAGTAGAGTCACTGGAGCACTTCAGGAAGATtgcagaagaggagagagaagctTGTAAGCGTAAAGGAATGACTTCCAATAGAGATGAGCAACCAGTTGAAGATGTAAAAAATAGGAATAAAGATGACACCTGCCTTGAACGCAGCAAAGGAATTGGAGACTTTTCACATAAGGCAAAAAGAAAACGTCTATCTTCTGGTTGGATTACTGGGACAGCAACTTCAACTAGCTATAGCGAGTCAGTTCCACCTGAGTGTCAGCATATACGTATGAGCATCAGAAAAGTCAGACCAGGATTCTATGAGACTTTTGACAAATATGAAAACTGCTAG
- the LOC133389222 gene encoding uncharacterized protein LOC133389222 isoform X1 — protein MSSPPRIQSSPKEASPLPLFTFGFVYWLSSPDGAFDTKLHWKGMMAALDTKAKAKKTLGTVDYVESSEFAQGILPTKKDVIQNMLYLLHPKRAGQAQRSKEDAAQLLAELLQEHWLFCNLYTIATQSIKMHILKVYEEFSKLYQSRKRRKNELFTQKADDFNRSSEQLFDIFCTDTVTREKLEKYSGVKMTDIEWKFLEDQRSERKMYFEDFMDKKQMETIERRRKVESLEHFRKIAEEEREACKRKGMTSNRDEQPVEDVKNRNKDDTCLERSKGIGDFSHKAKRKRLSSGWITGTATSTSYSESVPPECQHIRMSIRKVRPGFYETFDKYENC, from the coding sequence CTTTTGATACAAAGTTACACTGGAAAGGAATGATGGCAGCTTTGGATactaaagcaaaagcaaaaaaaactctgggaactgttgaTTATGTGGAGTCATCAGAATTTGCACAAGGAATTCTGCCTACAAAGAAGGATGTCATTCAGAACATGTTATATCTGTTGCATCCAAAAAGGGCCGGGCAAGCCCAGCGATCTAAAGAAGATGCTGCCCAGTTGCTTGCTGAACTTTTGCAGGAACACTGGTTGTTTTGCAATTTGTATACCATAGCAACACAGAGCATAAAGATGCATATTCTTAAAGTGTACGAGGAATTCTCAAAATTGTATCAGTCCAGAAAGCGAAGAAAAAATGAGCTGTTTACACAGAAAGCAGATGATTTCAACAGGAGCTCAGAGCAGCTTTTTGATATATTTTGTACAGATACAGTAACAAGAGAGAAATTGGAAAAATACAGTGGTGTGAAGATGACTGACATTGAGTGGAAATTTCTTGAAGATCAGAGGAGTGAAAGAAAAATGTACTTTGAGGACTTCATGGATAAGAAACAAATGGAAACAATAGAAAGACGAAGAAAAGTAGAGTCACTGGAGCACTTCAGGAAGATtgcagaagaggagagagaagctTGTAAGCGTAAAGGAATGACTTCCAATAGAGATGAGCAACCAGTTGAAGATGTAAAAAATAGGAATAAAGATGACACCTGCCTTGAACGCAGCAAAGGAATTGGAGACTTTTCACATAAGGCAAAAAGAAAACGTCTATCTTCTGGTTGGATTACTGGGACAGCAACTTCAACTAGCTATAGCGAGTCAGTTCCACCTGAGTGTCAGCATATACGTATGAGCATCAGAAAAGTCAGACCAGGATTCTATGAGACTTTTGACAAATATGAAAACTGCTAG